The following are from one region of the Actinoplanes sp. L3-i22 genome:
- a CDS encoding NADP-dependent isocitrate dehydrogenase, translating into MAKIKVKNPVVEIDGDEMTRIIWKQIREQLILPYLDVNLEYYDLSIQYRDETDDQVTIDSANAIKRHGVGVKCATITPDEARVQEFGLKKMWRSPNGTIRNILGGVVFREPIIMSNVPRLVPGWTKPIIIGRHAHGDQYKATDFVAPSAGKMTVTFTPDDGSAPMEFLVSEFPAGGVGMAMYNYDASIRDFARASFRYGLARNYPVYLSTKNTILKAYDGRFKDLFAEIFETEFADQFKEAGITYEHRLIDDMVAAAMKWEGGYVWACKNYDGDVQSDTVAQGFGSLGLMTSVLMTPDGQTVEAEAAHGTVTRHYRQWQKGEKTSTNPIASIFAWTGGLKHRGKLDGTPEVTQFAETLEQVCIDTVEGGQMTKDLALLISRDAPWLTTDEFMNALDENLARKLA; encoded by the coding sequence ATGGCGAAAATCAAGGTCAAGAACCCGGTCGTGGAGATCGACGGCGACGAGATGACCCGGATCATCTGGAAGCAGATCCGTGAGCAGCTGATCCTGCCCTACCTCGACGTCAACCTCGAGTACTACGACCTGTCGATCCAGTACCGGGACGAGACCGACGACCAGGTCACGATCGACTCGGCCAACGCCATCAAGCGACACGGCGTTGGCGTCAAGTGCGCGACCATCACGCCGGACGAGGCGCGGGTGCAGGAGTTCGGGCTGAAGAAGATGTGGCGGTCGCCGAACGGCACCATCCGCAACATCCTCGGCGGCGTGGTCTTCCGTGAGCCGATCATCATGAGCAACGTACCCAGGCTGGTGCCGGGCTGGACCAAGCCGATCATCATCGGCCGTCACGCCCACGGTGACCAGTACAAGGCGACCGACTTCGTCGCGCCGAGCGCCGGCAAGATGACCGTCACCTTCACGCCGGACGACGGCTCCGCGCCGATGGAGTTCCTGGTCTCGGAGTTCCCGGCCGGCGGCGTCGGCATGGCGATGTACAACTACGACGCGTCGATCCGCGACTTCGCGCGGGCCTCGTTCCGCTACGGCCTGGCCCGCAACTACCCGGTCTACCTCTCCACCAAGAACACCATCCTGAAGGCCTACGACGGCCGCTTCAAGGACCTGTTCGCGGAGATCTTCGAGACCGAGTTCGCGGACCAGTTCAAGGAAGCCGGCATCACCTACGAGCACCGGCTGATCGACGACATGGTCGCCGCCGCGATGAAGTGGGAGGGCGGCTACGTCTGGGCCTGCAAGAACTACGACGGTGACGTGCAGTCCGACACCGTGGCCCAGGGCTTCGGCTCGCTCGGCCTGATGACGTCGGTGCTGATGACGCCGGACGGTCAGACCGTCGAGGCGGAGGCCGCGCACGGCACGGTCACCCGGCACTACCGGCAGTGGCAGAAGGGCGAGAAGACCTCGACCAACCCGATCGCGTCGATCTTCGCGTGGACGGGCGGGCTCAAGCACCGCGGCAAGCTGGATGGGACGCCGGAGGTCACCCAGTTCGCCGAGACGCTGGAGCAGGTCTGCATCGACACCGTCGAGGGCGGTCAGATGACCAAGGACCTCGCGCTGCTGATCAGCCGGGACGCGCCGTGGCTGACCACGGATGAGTTCATGAACGCGCTCGACGAGAACCTGGCACGCAAGCTCGCCTGA
- a CDS encoding pentapeptide repeat-containing protein codes for MRHIQGERLSGTDRALAEEERVHYEDCVFHDVDWSESTFTGCTFERCEFGNVKFNAATFVRTAILQSTLQRCSFFDATFDDCKLTGTTFVDCGLRPLTVTGGDWGFVSLRGHNLSGIRFGALRLREADLTGADLSKTDLRGADLSNARLKDAVLKGSDLRGADLDGTPLRDVDVTGAKIDLGQAAHFARAYGAIVS; via the coding sequence ATGCGGCACATCCAGGGCGAACGGCTTTCCGGTACGGACCGGGCCCTCGCCGAGGAGGAGCGGGTCCACTACGAGGACTGTGTCTTTCACGACGTGGACTGGAGCGAGTCCACGTTCACCGGGTGCACGTTCGAGCGGTGCGAGTTCGGCAACGTCAAGTTCAACGCGGCGACGTTCGTGCGTACCGCGATTCTGCAGTCGACGCTGCAGCGGTGCTCGTTCTTCGACGCCACGTTCGACGACTGCAAGCTGACCGGCACCACCTTCGTGGACTGCGGGCTGCGGCCGCTCACCGTGACCGGCGGGGACTGGGGGTTCGTGTCGCTGCGCGGGCACAACCTGAGCGGCATCCGGTTCGGCGCGCTGCGGCTGCGGGAGGCGGACCTGACCGGGGCGGATCTGTCGAAGACCGACCTGCGCGGGGCGGATCTCTCCAACGCGCGCCTGAAGGATGCCGTACTGAAGGGATCTGATCTTCGCGGAGCGGACCTGGACGGCACGCCGCTGCGCGACGTCGACGTGACCGGGGCGAAGATCGACCTCGGGCAGGCGGCGCACTTCGCCCGCGCCTACGGTGCCATCGTCAGTTGA
- a CDS encoding RICIN domain-containing protein, whose amino-acid sequence MRGQRWLQAGVAALAALSLTMVAPATGAHADTGDTWAYPSRLDDGLTAARLDRCRLGFVAQAGGPAIRSVAQTGLTGTTAAMHTAADPSYWNATPLSTAYDQDRADYSAKVDTLYGRKDVWSDSIPNNFEVVDETVTGFQWAPNFYGDLGILSFYNHRFFDGEGSLYEDLAPVGSAEAVASAVAIAKAQGLYTGSGGSSYERWAWGEVGDEDPFNDGHVYPGNHHADDLRLFLQAGGFPKSAPAPGSTEFRLEVEAIKQRFASCDTDNPLDPNHVLAPVVHTAAAEWQAELDSQATQRAAILAAHAKAYLDLENAAIAMGEAVGQSWIAHQLTKWQSCWSAGGLCTAGSGPITFKYKPSTTFCLDNTSGSATNNNKIELWTCNNGTAQQWRPYGYNYLDGPLYNAATGKCLDLNGTNVVLYACTTNKANQHWQWSTTGGLTRLYNVGANKCLDFASATNGLAAAVKTCTGGTTQQFVSAQNNAGTGTGTDILDAPKAADFTYAVNEIKNAQNRAAAQLTIANNAAADAQVQATAVTNAQNAAATIATAGHYPVGRGLAYAQQSAQVVKASAAGTTAAAKATATAVQATKAAVADSDTLLALAKTQATAMRAEYAKNAAQEAARQAQAAAQSAAAEATAAARDAATAKAKRAEAEQARATAKIAADQAAAQRKIAEQQRDVAAQQRRIAESRRADAAAADAEAQRQLGIAGSARASADADAVTAADRDHDAQVSANNAMIARETAENANAKHDSLAARAMAMQAKADALAGTDQAAAARAAADHAQQEADRAQDAADAAGRAADTATRAAEDAREAATRAHAAAARSEAAAKKADAQVGITRAAMAKAHSAAADALAASRDAKAHANAADADAAAAAAAMRVAAQQSAAAWAAAQQAQLDSAVTAGKAYATSLAALAARDSAAQVATPANEAIALGAPFVERDSAAALAVLVGQSAMTVAQQQSAAADARAADAATAAGTAAALAAAAVGDAKIAAQAAADAAASASAAAKSARDARASAAAAAADAAAAATADAETAQLNAQAERDAAAAHAASQQAAGEADAADAAADSAERDAASARSAATQAQQEADAAQDAADRADASADDAEAAAQRAREDAAAAETAASSAEADARYADRMNQVVATWDGGYMALMLRPDLTVDAWEGHCSTGNGSPTCDIDVPLHMHGFVYYDLIICTLTGTTSATCGSLPLAVKTVDTTVHRTLHMDVRDQIKASWDNLVHLVFGDFIECGKKATKGDILNSSCAWAAAELIPYDRVFAWVKGVVEARAALRAGQGITDALEVLRASDLPAEALPLLEREASAATRLLSCAANAAAAARVTARVTVARAAQTEICPVDLLTAAGKASYQLLRAAVERARARSAADFRAMLGPGEYARGKTEPWLRSMYVGTALEKMVADDAAVLADANIEHLGAGMRGQSLPDFVIEHGEMECPIDVTGGSATSIRDHLNYAFVIGRDQIIDYPSFSADFLAEIFS is encoded by the coding sequence GTGCGCGGACAACGATGGCTGCAGGCGGGGGTGGCGGCGCTGGCCGCGCTCTCCTTGACGATGGTGGCGCCGGCGACCGGCGCGCACGCCGACACCGGGGACACCTGGGCCTATCCGAGCCGGCTCGACGACGGACTGACCGCGGCCCGGCTGGACCGGTGCCGGCTCGGCTTCGTGGCCCAGGCCGGCGGCCCGGCGATCCGCTCGGTGGCGCAGACCGGGCTGACCGGGACGACCGCGGCGATGCACACCGCGGCCGATCCGAGCTACTGGAACGCGACGCCGCTGTCGACCGCGTACGACCAGGACCGGGCCGACTACTCGGCCAAGGTCGACACGCTCTACGGCCGCAAGGACGTGTGGAGCGACTCGATCCCGAACAACTTCGAGGTCGTCGACGAGACCGTCACCGGCTTCCAGTGGGCCCCGAACTTCTACGGCGACCTGGGCATCCTCTCGTTCTACAACCACCGGTTCTTCGACGGTGAGGGCAGCCTCTACGAGGACCTGGCCCCGGTCGGCTCGGCCGAAGCGGTGGCCAGCGCGGTCGCGATCGCCAAGGCGCAGGGGTTGTACACCGGGTCGGGCGGCTCGTCGTACGAGCGGTGGGCCTGGGGCGAGGTCGGCGACGAGGACCCGTTCAACGACGGCCACGTCTACCCGGGCAACCACCACGCCGACGACCTCCGGCTGTTCCTGCAGGCCGGCGGCTTCCCGAAGAGCGCCCCGGCGCCCGGCTCGACCGAGTTCCGGCTCGAGGTCGAGGCGATCAAGCAGCGGTTCGCCTCGTGCGACACGGACAACCCGCTCGACCCGAACCACGTGCTCGCCCCGGTGGTGCACACCGCCGCCGCCGAGTGGCAGGCCGAGCTCGACTCGCAGGCCACCCAGCGGGCCGCGATCCTGGCCGCGCACGCCAAGGCGTACCTCGACCTGGAGAACGCCGCGATCGCGATGGGCGAGGCGGTCGGCCAGTCCTGGATCGCGCACCAGCTCACCAAGTGGCAGTCCTGCTGGAGCGCGGGCGGCCTGTGCACGGCCGGCTCCGGCCCGATCACCTTCAAGTACAAGCCGTCGACCACGTTCTGCCTGGACAACACCAGCGGATCGGCGACGAACAACAACAAGATCGAGCTCTGGACCTGCAACAACGGCACGGCCCAGCAGTGGCGCCCGTACGGCTACAACTACCTGGACGGCCCGCTCTACAACGCGGCCACCGGCAAGTGCCTGGACCTCAACGGCACCAATGTGGTGCTCTACGCCTGCACCACCAACAAGGCCAATCAGCACTGGCAGTGGTCCACCACCGGCGGCCTGACCCGGCTCTACAACGTCGGCGCGAACAAGTGCCTGGACTTCGCCTCGGCCACCAACGGGCTGGCCGCCGCGGTCAAGACCTGCACCGGCGGCACCACCCAGCAGTTCGTCTCGGCGCAGAACAACGCCGGCACCGGCACCGGGACCGACATCCTGGACGCGCCGAAGGCGGCCGACTTCACCTACGCGGTCAACGAGATCAAGAACGCCCAGAACCGGGCCGCCGCGCAGCTCACCATCGCCAACAACGCCGCCGCCGACGCCCAGGTCCAGGCGACCGCGGTGACCAACGCGCAGAACGCGGCCGCCACGATCGCCACCGCCGGGCACTACCCGGTGGGGCGTGGTCTCGCCTACGCGCAGCAGTCCGCCCAGGTGGTCAAGGCGTCCGCGGCCGGCACCACCGCCGCGGCCAAGGCGACCGCCACCGCGGTGCAGGCCACCAAGGCCGCCGTCGCCGACAGCGACACCCTGCTGGCCCTGGCCAAGACCCAGGCCACGGCGATGCGCGCGGAGTACGCCAAGAACGCCGCCCAGGAGGCCGCCCGTCAGGCGCAGGCCGCCGCGCAGTCGGCCGCGGCCGAGGCGACCGCCGCGGCCAGGGACGCGGCGACGGCCAAGGCCAAACGGGCCGAGGCCGAGCAGGCCCGGGCCACCGCCAAGATCGCCGCGGACCAGGCCGCGGCGCAGCGGAAGATCGCCGAGCAGCAGCGGGACGTCGCCGCGCAGCAGCGCCGGATCGCCGAGAGCCGGCGGGCCGACGCGGCCGCCGCCGACGCCGAGGCGCAACGCCAGCTCGGCATCGCCGGCAGCGCCCGGGCCTCGGCCGACGCCGACGCGGTGACCGCGGCCGACCGCGATCACGACGCCCAGGTCTCCGCGAACAACGCGATGATCGCCCGGGAGACCGCGGAGAACGCCAACGCCAAGCACGACTCGCTGGCCGCCCGGGCGATGGCCATGCAGGCCAAGGCGGACGCGCTGGCCGGCACCGACCAGGCCGCCGCGGCCCGGGCCGCCGCCGACCATGCCCAGCAGGAGGCGGATCGGGCCCAGGACGCGGCCGACGCGGCCGGCCGGGCCGCGGACACCGCCACCCGGGCCGCCGAGGACGCCCGTGAGGCCGCTACCCGGGCGCACGCGGCCGCCGCCCGGTCCGAAGCGGCCGCCAAGAAAGCCGACGCCCAGGTCGGGATCACCCGGGCGGCGATGGCCAAGGCGCACTCCGCGGCGGCCGACGCGCTCGCCGCCTCCCGGGACGCCAAGGCGCATGCCAACGCCGCCGACGCGGATGCGGCCGCCGCGGCCGCCGCGATGCGGGTCGCGGCCCAGCAGTCCGCCGCGGCCTGGGCCGCGGCGCAACAGGCGCAGTTGGACAGCGCGGTGACCGCCGGCAAGGCGTACGCCACGTCGCTGGCCGCACTCGCCGCCCGGGACTCCGCGGCGCAGGTGGCCACGCCCGCGAACGAGGCGATCGCGCTCGGCGCACCCTTCGTCGAGCGGGACTCCGCGGCGGCCCTGGCGGTGCTGGTCGGGCAGAGTGCGATGACCGTCGCCCAGCAGCAGAGCGCCGCGGCCGACGCCCGGGCCGCGGATGCGGCGACCGCCGCCGGGACCGCGGCCGCGCTCGCCGCCGCCGCGGTGGGCGACGCCAAGATCGCGGCGCAGGCCGCCGCCGACGCGGCCGCCTCGGCCTCGGCCGCGGCGAAGTCGGCGCGGGATGCCCGGGCCTCGGCCGCCGCAGCGGCCGCCGACGCCGCCGCGGCGGCGACCGCCGACGCCGAGACCGCCCAGCTCAACGCGCAGGCGGAACGGGATGCCGCGGCCGCGCACGCCGCCTCGCAGCAGGCGGCCGGGGAGGCCGACGCGGCCGACGCGGCGGCCGACAGTGCCGAGCGGGACGCGGCCTCGGCCCGGTCCGCGGCCACCCAGGCCCAGCAGGAGGCCGACGCGGCGCAGGACGCGGCTGACCGGGCCGACGCCTCGGCCGACGACGCCGAGGCGGCCGCACAACGGGCCAGGGAGGACGCCGCCGCGGCCGAGACGGCCGCGTCCAGCGCCGAGGCGGACGCCCGGTACGCGGACCGGATGAACCAGGTGGTGGCCACCTGGGACGGCGGCTACATGGCCCTGATGCTGCGGCCGGACCTCACGGTCGACGCCTGGGAGGGGCACTGCTCCACCGGTAACGGGTCGCCGACCTGTGACATCGACGTGCCGCTGCACATGCACGGGTTCGTCTACTACGACCTGATCATCTGCACGCTGACCGGGACCACCAGCGCGACCTGCGGCTCGCTGCCGCTGGCGGTCAAGACGGTGGACACCACCGTGCACCGGACCCTGCACATGGACGTCCGCGACCAGATCAAGGCGTCCTGGGACAACCTGGTCCACCTGGTCTTCGGGGATTTCATCGAGTGCGGCAAGAAGGCCACCAAGGGCGACATCCTGAACAGCAGCTGCGCGTGGGCGGCGGCCGAGCTGATCCCGTACGACCGGGTGTTCGCCTGGGTCAAGGGTGTGGTCGAGGCCCGGGCCGCGCTGCGGGCCGGCCAGGGGATCACCGACGCGCTCGAGGTGCTGCGGGCCAGCGACCTGCCGGCCGAGGCGCTCCCGCTGCTGGAGCGCGAGGCGTCGGCGGCCACCCGGCTGCTCTCCTGCGCGGCCAACGCCGCGGCCGCGGCCCGGGTGACCGCCCGGGTGACGGTGGCCCGCGCGGCGCAGACCGAGATCTGCCCGGTGGATCTGCTCACGGCCGCCGGCAAGGCCAGCTACCAGCTGCTGCGGGCGGCCGTGGAGCGGGCCCGGGCCCGGTCGGCCGCGGACTTCCGGGCGATGCTCGGGCCCGGTGAGTACGCTCGGGGCAAGACCGAGCCGTGGCTGCGTAGCATGTATGTCGGCACCGCGCTGGAGAAGATGGTCGCCGACGACGCGGCCGTCCTCGCCGACGCGAACATCGAGCACCTCGGTGCCGGGATGCGCGGTCAGTCACTGCCCGACTTCGTGATCGAGCACGGCGAAATGGAGTGTCCCATCGACGTCACCGGCGGCAGCGCCACCTCGATCCGGGATCACCTCAACTACGCCTTCGTGATCGGCCGGGACCAGATCATCGACTATCCGTCGTTCTCCGCCGACTTCCTCGCCGAGATCTTCTCGTGA
- a CDS encoding pentapeptide repeat-containing protein: protein MSDGVRVEKQDFSGVKSIGSHRTLRGWELSGCRFAGSTLSQFDDPGMNLVVRDTTLTRSVCKQSSLSGVRLEDVLVDGVTMTGSLNLYGCALRHVTLRGRVGTWFVMPPNPSLPAPVRAAFAAEIERHYADVDWALDITAAEFTSAQLQYVPGELVRRDPETQFLLRRAVVGAVPRAELPTFASFEVSRFETTPLDCIVAVAPKRSKDFAAILAQLTGLRDQGLAE from the coding sequence GTGAGTGACGGCGTCCGGGTCGAGAAGCAGGACTTCTCCGGGGTCAAGAGCATCGGCAGTCATCGGACGCTGCGGGGGTGGGAGCTGAGCGGGTGCCGGTTCGCCGGCTCCACCCTCTCGCAGTTCGACGATCCGGGGATGAACCTGGTGGTCCGGGACACCACGCTGACCCGCAGCGTCTGCAAGCAGTCGTCGCTGAGCGGCGTGCGGCTGGAGGACGTGCTGGTCGACGGGGTGACCATGACCGGCTCGCTGAACCTGTACGGCTGCGCCCTCCGGCACGTCACGTTGCGCGGCCGGGTCGGCACGTGGTTCGTCATGCCGCCGAACCCATCGCTGCCCGCGCCGGTACGGGCGGCGTTCGCCGCGGAGATCGAGCGGCACTACGCGGACGTCGACTGGGCGCTGGACATCACCGCGGCCGAGTTCACCAGCGCCCAGCTCCAGTACGTGCCCGGTGAGCTGGTCCGCCGTGACCCGGAGACGCAGTTCCTGCTGCGCCGGGCGGTGGTCGGCGCGGTGCCCCGCGCCGAGCTGCCGACATTCGCGTCGTTCGAGGTGAGTCGCTTCGAGACGACTCCGCTGGACTGCATCGTCGCGGTGGCGCCGAAGCGGTCGAAGGACTTCGCGGCGATCCTGGCCCAGCTGACCGGGCTGCGGGACCAGGGCCTGGCCGAGTGA